GATGAAGAAAGTCAACTGGTCTTCGAAGCGGGAGCTATGGACTTCAACCAAGGCAGTCATCCTGCTGACGTTGTTTGTCGCACTGGCGTGTTGGGTTTTGGACCTCGGTTTCGCGAGGTTCTTTAGTTGGGTTGATGTGCTTCACGAGGGTTCTTAAGCCCGTCGCCGTTGTTAGGTGATACACACCACAACGGCAGGAGATGTTCATGCAAGACGCGCAAGAGAAGATAGATTCGGCTTCAGAAGTGACCAATGCTGCAGAGACAGCTGAAGTAGTCGCTGATGACAACGCCGGCAAACAACCTGAGAGCGAAGTTGCTTCAACATCGTCTGGCGAGTCATCTGCATCTCCAACAGATGAAAAAAAGTCTGCTGCTGAGGGTACTGTGGAAGACGAGGCTTTTGATCCAGCTGTTGATCTGCCCATGTATCGCGAAGGCATGGACTGGTTCGTCCTTCGCGTTGCTTCCAATAAGGAAAGCTATGTTCGCGAGACGTTGGTAAGAAAAGTCCAGATCGAGCAACTTGAGCATTTGGTTGGGCGCATCATGGTGCCAACGGAAAAAACCAAAACCCTCAAAGGTGGCAAGCACCGTGTGACCGAGACAAAGCTTTATCCCGGCTACGTCTTTGTTGAGATGCACCTCGAAAAAGACGGCCGTATTCCTCAGGATGTTTTCTTCCTGATCAAAGAAACCACTGGTGTAGGCGACTTTGTTGGTACGGCTGGGCGTCCAACGCCAATGGCAGCTCATGAAGTTGAGAAGATGCTCTTTGACTCACGTCAGCCGGAAGAAACGCCGATCGTCAAACTTGAGTTTGAGCGCGGCGATAACGTGACCATCAAGGAAGGCCCCTTCGAGAACTACGAAGGTACGGTTGATGAAGTCATGCCTGATAAGGGTCTCGTTCGAGTCTTGGTTACCATCTTTGGACGCCAGGCACCAATTGAGCTTGAGTACTGGCAGATTCAAAAGGCAGAAGGCTAACCGGTCTTTTTGCTCGATAGCGATATTATTCACTGAGACTTATTCGAGTTGCAATGATTTCGCGTGCTGAATAGCTGAGCCTTCCAGTGAGAAACACAACCAAACACAACGGTGGGCCAACAGTGATGCTGGTCGGTATGGGTCGTTCTGGGAGTACCTGGTTGTGGGAGTGCCTCGGCAATCATCCGGATGTCTTCGTTCCAACGTGGAAGGAGCTCAACTACTTTTCTCATTCCTTTTTGCGTGGTGTAAGCTACGCGCAATACCTGGACAACTTTATTCCCGCGACCGGTGAACCACCAGCATCGATTCGAATGGAATTCAGCGTTGCTTATTCGAGGCTCTCTGGATCCCAAATTAGATGTATTAAGCGACTTTATCCCAAACTCCAACTCATTCTGCTGCTGAGGCATCCGATCAACCGAGCATGGTCTGGAGCCCACCGTTCTTTAGGGCGCCGCAAGAATCTCAACAACCTCTCAGAGTGGAGGCTGTTTCTTTTCTTTCAACTCTATTGGAAACATAAATACGGAGAGTCCTACCATGAGATCATTACAAAATGGTCGAAGGTATTTGGCCCGGAGCGTTTGCTGGTCATTACGAAGGATGAAATTGATGCTGATAAGGTGTCGGTGCTCAAGCGAATCTGCTTATACATTGGCGCGGACGCAGAAATAGACGCCGGCGTATTCGAAAGCGATCGTGAGATAAACAAAAGTAAGAACGCCGCGATCTCGTCCCGAGCGATACCGCGATCCGTGGAATGGTTCTTGGCGCGAAAATACCTTCGTATGATCAAGAAAACCAATACGCTTCTTGATGGAAAGCTGGATGCTTGGGTTGAAAGTTTAAGAGTACAGAGCCAAGGAGGTTGTTTCGCTTGGCATGTCATGGCGTGTTCAACCTTCGTAGTGGCGATACCTCGGAACCTTGTTTTTCTAGCACTCAGCCGATTTAGAATCATCGCTTTCAATCTGGTAAAACCAGGTTCTTGACAACTGGGGCTGTGCAAAACTTTTCAATACTGCTGGTCAATTACGGTAATAGCTGCGCGTAAACGCAGCCACATGCTTGGCAGATTCAAAAGGCTGAAGGCGAACCCCTTCGTCGCTGGGTTCGTTTGAGCCCAAGCAACCCAAACCCCTTTTTTCATGTATTAGGCCGGTCTGGCTCTCCGTAGCGTGCCGTGAGGTGTGCATTTGGTTTGCTTTTTCCTATCGGGGCCATTGCTCCACCGAGTACCATGGGCCAATGAAGAAGAGGCGGCGCAAAAGTGGCCTCAGCGATCGCATTGCTGAGAGGGTTGTAGGGGAGGTTCTAGGTTTGAACGTAGGCCCAGATATATCTAGGCCCATCTAAAACAGATGGCGGTTTGGGCTGCGCAGAGCCTTCAAGGGAGTTGCGATATCACTGAGTTACCAAGGCGGTAAACCACCGACGGGCAGGTGTCTTTGCCGGGGTTTTGATGTCAGTAAA
This is a stretch of genomic DNA from Phycisphaerales bacterium. It encodes these proteins:
- the nusG gene encoding transcription termination/antitermination protein NusG, translating into MQDAQEKIDSASEVTNAAETAEVVADDNAGKQPESEVASTSSGESSASPTDEKKSAAEGTVEDEAFDPAVDLPMYREGMDWFVLRVASNKESYVRETLVRKVQIEQLEHLVGRIMVPTEKTKTLKGGKHRVTETKLYPGYVFVEMHLEKDGRIPQDVFFLIKETTGVGDFVGTAGRPTPMAAHEVEKMLFDSRQPEETPIVKLEFERGDNVTIKEGPFENYEGTVDEVMPDKGLVRVLVTIFGRQAPIELEYWQIQKAEG
- a CDS encoding sulfotransferase, producing MRNTTKHNGGPTVMLVGMGRSGSTWLWECLGNHPDVFVPTWKELNYFSHSFLRGVSYAQYLDNFIPATGEPPASIRMEFSVAYSRLSGSQIRCIKRLYPKLQLILLLRHPINRAWSGAHRSLGRRKNLNNLSEWRLFLFFQLYWKHKYGESYHEIITKWSKVFGPERLLVITKDEIDADKVSVLKRICLYIGADAEIDAGVFESDREINKSKNAAISSRAIPRSVEWFLARKYLRMIKKTNTLLDGKLDAWVESLRVQSQGGCFAWHVMACSTFVVAIPRNLVFLALSRFRIIAFNLVKPGS